A genome region from Salvia splendens isolate huo1 chromosome 19, SspV2, whole genome shotgun sequence includes the following:
- the LOC121778802 gene encoding uncharacterized protein LOC121778802 isoform X1, which translates to MEREMEKEQRRRKIIARGTDRMALITGRINTLNPDPVLKCSTFTANRSDLPPPQHSRSSSEPLSANDQAFFQSGGCEVPAVKVNPVEEASSTGKDSISRDLDVRKRDQKELTSKNVQLPHNHLLNLLRLINAHAVNSSLSSSEDTRAICSALLGLAVVVLQIIHHYAVVKPESLVMFSPLLVVALTDFVIVVVSQARSNKEEEGKYEDEDDGSLDGAVKLLELGLVLHQMICAIFVDCSFYLVVVILGLSLV; encoded by the exons atggagagagagatggagaaagaGCAGCGGAGGAGGAAGATCATCGCGCGGGGCACAGATCGCATGGCGCTGATAACGGGTCGGATCAACACACTGAATCCGGATCCGGTTTTAAAGTGCTCTACCTTCACCGCCAACCGCTCCGATCTTCCACCGCCGCAGCATTCCCGCTCATCATCCGAGCCTCTCTCCGCAAACGACCAAGCCTTCTTCCAATCTG GTGGATGCGAGGTTCCTGCTGTAAAAGTCAATCCTGTTGAGGAAGCATCATCTACAGGGAAGGATTCGATAAGCAGAGATTTGGACGTGCGTAAACGCGATCAGAAAGAGTTAACATCGAAAAATGTACAATTACCTCACAATCACTTGCTGAATCTTCTCCGTCTAATCAATGCACATGCGGTGAATTCTAGCCTCTCTTCCTCGGAGGATACACGAGCAATCTGTTCCGCACTGCTAGGCCTTGCCGTGGTTGTGCTCCAAATCATTCATCACTACGCGGTAGTTAAGCCCGAGAGCCTTGTCATGTTTAGCCCTCTTTTGGTGGTGGCACTGACTGACTTTGTTATAGTCGTGGTGAGTCAGGCACGATCGAACAAGGAGGAAGAGGGTAAGTACGAAGATGAGGACGATGGTAGCTTGGACGGAGCTGTAAAGCTGCTGGAATTGGGGTTGGTTTTGCACCAGATGATCTGTGCGATCTTCGTAGACTGCAGTTTCTACTTGGTGGTCGTCATACTTGGCCTTTCTCTGGTGTAA
- the LOC121778965 gene encoding premnaspirodiene oxygenase-like, protein MAEVQAEVRQAMKGNSSFEQNNVVSNMKYLKLVDKEILRLHPPGPMIPRSSNEKHLINGYTILDGAMVLVNVRAMQRDPRNWKDPKKFEPERFEDKAVDFTGGDFEYLPFGTGKRMCPRMTFNLATVESALAQMLHETEKSPD, encoded by the coding sequence ATGGCCGAGGTACAAGCTGAAGTACGACAAGCCATGAAAGGAAACTCTAGTTTTGAACAAAACAACGTTGTTTCTAATATGAAATATCTAAAACTGGTGGATAAAGAGATTCTGAGGCTGCACCCTCCAGGTCCGATGATACCTAGATCTAGCAATGAGAAACATTTGATCAACGGATACACCATACTCGATGGAGCGATGGTGTTGGTAAATGTACGGGCCATGCAGAGGGACCCGAGGAATTGGAAAGATCCAAAGAAGTTTGAGCCCGAGAGATTCGAGGATAAGGCTGTGGATTTTACGGGTGGTGATTTTGAGTATTTGCCGTTTGGAACTGGAAAAAGAATGTGCCCTCGGATGACGTTCAACTTGGCTACTGTGGAGTCGGCTCTAGCCCAGATGCTCCATGAGACAGAGAAGAGTCCCGACTGA
- the LOC121778473 gene encoding uncharacterized protein LOC121778473 has protein sequence MGLDFFSYLPSELTTEILSRLSIRSLAISKSVCKPWLNLIDSDDFPKSEIKTPPALALLTPKERDSTRCTIFEIEDEDEVDDAEKSHDLHYIPLTDLVIPHGNRAFIDAITARGLLLLYSPLPKECFRIFSAPPMGYRDGDLSVLRDCLCYSYTRDNEIVIWMMKEYGVEGSWTVEFKLSTVGCDDGWDDISIDPIRHFKDGDVLMSLYRYQLIYYSNKARTIQEVGMFKDAVAGYLTALIFTPTLLSLKNFGFENVISF, from the exons ATGGGGCTTGATTTCTTCAGTTATCTACCATCAGAACTCACCACCGAAATCCTCTCACGCCTCTCCATCCGAAGCCTCGCAATTAGCAAGTCCGTTTGCAAACCATGGCTCAATCTGATCGATTCCGACGATTTCCCCAAATCCGAAATCAAAACCCCACCCGCCCTAGCTCTCCTGACGCCGAAGGAGAGGGACTCAACTCGGTGCACGATTTTCGAAATTGAAGACGAAGATGAAGTCGATGATGCCGAGAAGAGCCACGATCTTCACTACATTCCGCTCACGGATTTGGTGATCCCTCACGGAAACAGAGCATTTATCGATGCTATCACTGCTAGAGGATTGCTTCTTCTCTACTCACCGTTACCAAAAG AATGTTTCAGAATCTTCTCTGCCCCTCCTATGGGATATCGAGACGGGGATTTGTCTGTTCTGAGGGACTGTCTGTGTTATTCTTACACGCGTGACAATGAAATTGTCATTTGGATGATGAAGGAATACGGAGTCGAGGGTTCTTGGACTGTAGAGTTCAAGTTGAGCACTGTTGGCTGTGATGATGGTTGGGATGATATTTCTATTGATCCGATTAGACATTTCAAAGATGGGGACGTTTTGATGTCGCTGTACAGATATCAGCTCATCTACTACTCTAACAAGGCAAGAACTATTCAAGAAGTGGGCATGTTCAAGGATGCAGTTGCGGGTTACCTTACCGCCTTGATTTTCACTCCTACCCTTTTGTCACTCAAGAATTTCGGATTTGAGAATGTGATCTCGTTTTAG
- the LOC121778802 gene encoding uncharacterized protein LOC121778802 isoform X2, giving the protein MEREMEKEQRRRKIIARGTDRMALITGRINTLNPDPVLKCSTFTANRSDLPPPQHSRSSSEPLSANDQAFFQSGGCEVPAVKVNPVEEASSTGKDSISRDLDVRKRDQKELTSKNVQLPHNHLLNLLRLINAHAVNSSLSSSEDTRAICSALLGLAVVVLQIIHHYAARSNKEEEGKYEDEDDGSLDGAVKLLELGLVLHQMICAIFVDCSFYLVVVILGLSLV; this is encoded by the exons atggagagagagatggagaaagaGCAGCGGAGGAGGAAGATCATCGCGCGGGGCACAGATCGCATGGCGCTGATAACGGGTCGGATCAACACACTGAATCCGGATCCGGTTTTAAAGTGCTCTACCTTCACCGCCAACCGCTCCGATCTTCCACCGCCGCAGCATTCCCGCTCATCATCCGAGCCTCTCTCCGCAAACGACCAAGCCTTCTTCCAATCTG GTGGATGCGAGGTTCCTGCTGTAAAAGTCAATCCTGTTGAGGAAGCATCATCTACAGGGAAGGATTCGATAAGCAGAGATTTGGACGTGCGTAAACGCGATCAGAAAGAGTTAACATCGAAAAATGTACAATTACCTCACAATCACTTGCTGAATCTTCTCCGTCTAATCAATGCACATGCGGTGAATTCTAGCCTCTCTTCCTCGGAGGATACACGAGCAATCTGTTCCGCACTGCTAGGCCTTGCCGTGGTTGTGCTCCAAATCATTCATCACTACGCG GCACGATCGAACAAGGAGGAAGAGGGTAAGTACGAAGATGAGGACGATGGTAGCTTGGACGGAGCTGTAAAGCTGCTGGAATTGGGGTTGGTTTTGCACCAGATGATCTGTGCGATCTTCGTAGACTGCAGTTTCTACTTGGTGGTCGTCATACTTGGCCTTTCTCTGGTGTAA
- the LOC121778802 gene encoding uncharacterized protein LOC121778802 isoform X3, with product MEREMEKEQRRRKIIARGTDRMALITGRINTLNPDPVLKCSTFTANRSDLPPPQHSRSSSEPLSANDQAFFQSGGCEVPAVKVNPVEEASSTGKDSISRDLDVRKRDQKELTSKNVQLPHNHLLNLLRLINAHAVNSSLSSSEDTRAICSALLGLAVVVLQIIHHYASW from the exons atggagagagagatggagaaagaGCAGCGGAGGAGGAAGATCATCGCGCGGGGCACAGATCGCATGGCGCTGATAACGGGTCGGATCAACACACTGAATCCGGATCCGGTTTTAAAGTGCTCTACCTTCACCGCCAACCGCTCCGATCTTCCACCGCCGCAGCATTCCCGCTCATCATCCGAGCCTCTCTCCGCAAACGACCAAGCCTTCTTCCAATCTG GTGGATGCGAGGTTCCTGCTGTAAAAGTCAATCCTGTTGAGGAAGCATCATCTACAGGGAAGGATTCGATAAGCAGAGATTTGGACGTGCGTAAACGCGATCAGAAAGAGTTAACATCGAAAAATGTACAATTACCTCACAATCACTTGCTGAATCTTCTCCGTCTAATCAATGCACATGCGGTGAATTCTAGCCTCTCTTCCTCGGAGGATACACGAGCAATCTGTTCCGCACTGCTAGGCCTTGCCGTGGTTGTGCTCCAAATCATTCATCACTACGCG TCGTGGTGA
- the LOC121778522 gene encoding uncharacterized protein LOC121778522 yields MTPAKSSGTTAIGQPLLPQPPQYIIVAPPYPIPYRRHRRRRDSCSSCRFICIASTLFVLAAAVYLLWPSDPELSVVRLNLDRLHFRTSPRPSLDITLDLTVKVRNRDFYSLDYDSLRVAIGYRGERLGSVKSAGGHINARGSSYVNATLRLDAVELLTSAIFLLEDLVRGSITFDTDTEISGELGLFFLDLPLKTKVSCEIIVNTSNHTVTHQNCYPE; encoded by the exons ATGACGCCGGCGAAATCCTCCGGCACGACGGCGATCGGCCAGCCTCTCCTTCCCCAGCCACCTCAATACATCATCGTCGCACCTCCCTACCCCATCCCCtaccgccgccaccgccgccgccgcgacTCGTGCAGCTCATGCCGCTTCATCTGCATCGCCTCCACGCTCTTCGTCCTCGCAGCTGCTGTCTACCTCCTCTGGCCGTCGGATCCGGAGCTCTCCGTCGTCCGCCTGAACCTCGATCGCCTCCACTTCCGCACCTCTCCACGGCCCTCGCTCGACATAACCCTAGATCTGACGGTCAAAGTGCGGAACAGGGATTTCTACTCCCTCGATTACGACTCCCTGCGCGTTGCCATCGGGTACAGAGGGGAGAGGCTAGGGTCTGTGAAATCAGCTGGGGGGCACATCAACGCACGCGGCTCGTCGTACGTCAACGCCACGCTCCGGCTTGACGCCGTGGAGTTGTTGACTAGTGCCATATTCTTACTGGAGGATTTGGTTCGAGGTTCGATTACGTTTGACACCGATACTGAGATTAGTGGAGAGCTCGGACTTTTCTTCCTTGACCTTCCTCTCAAG ACAAAAGTATCATGTGAAATCATCGTTAACACAAGCAATCATACAGTTACTCACCAAAATTGCTACCCAGAG TGA